In the genome of Treponema pedis, one region contains:
- a CDS encoding chemotaxis protein CheX, producing the protein MRVEYINPFSEAAYNILSQVLEGEIKRGDLYLKSTCMPVMGVAAIVGLAGDVEGRVIFDMTMPTALKIASAMNSEDLKTFDELARATITELANLITAQAVTKLHDLGFKFDLTPPALFSGDNMQISNNNIEALIVPMETPHGKVEINVAIRDRT; encoded by the coding sequence ATGCGTGTAGAGTATATTAATCCGTTTAGTGAAGCCGCTTACAATATTCTTTCACAAGTGCTGGAAGGAGAAATCAAGCGGGGAGATTTGTACCTAAAATCGACATGTATGCCGGTTATGGGTGTAGCTGCTATTGTAGGTCTTGCGGGAGATGTTGAAGGAAGAGTTATTTTTGATATGACAATGCCTACAGCATTAAAAATCGCTTCTGCAATGAATAGCGAAGACTTGAAAACATTTGATGAATTAGCCCGCGCTACTATTACCGAATTGGCTAATCTTATTACGGCACAAGCGGTAACCAAGCTGCATGATTTAGGGTTTAAGTTTGATTTAACTCCGCCTGCTCTTTTTAGCGGAGATAATATGCAAATTTCAAACAATAATATTGAAGCTTTAATTGTTCCAATGGAAACGCCGCACGGTAAGGTTGAAATTAATGTTGCTATCCGTGATAGGACATAA
- a CDS encoding CheR family methyltransferase — protein sequence MSETKEIREIRANVGTGISDSETLHDQMTILDFKMVTFSLAGKDYAIDIMRVKEIAKAGNFTYVPNTPPFVLGVYNLRGDIIPIIDLRIFFNIPVATRKKNQAESMVIITVQEQTFGVVVDYIDKVVGVSSNTIQPPHPIFGDINIKYIHGVVESAGHLYILLDVDKIFASRNQKEDTKEALPQTQTAAENTKSAVGRQSTEGLDIKFIGDTLAAMGKFYITAINEDWIQKRYLEWKDMRPSGNLQIQNEQDADEFLTPFLSPFTKKFWSEDYINAYYKLLPENNSAVINVWCVGCGAGYEAYSLAVLLKQKYQRAHIKIYANDFDLLAISNAPMLSVPDEAASGIYEPYITRTANGSLTFSKEIKDMILFEYHDCTHQNAVPDVDIILARDVLSFMNPASQNSLVEEFREKLKNTGIIILGKNEAMPKQSGWLRNAEGDVVTFTKE from the coding sequence ATGTCGGAAACTAAAGAGATAAGAGAAATAAGAGCTAATGTAGGGACTGGGATAAGCGATTCCGAAACCTTACATGACCAGATGACGATACTCGATTTTAAAATGGTAACTTTTTCGCTTGCGGGAAAAGATTACGCTATCGATATAATGCGCGTAAAAGAAATTGCGAAAGCGGGAAATTTTACTTATGTACCGAATACTCCGCCCTTTGTTTTGGGGGTTTATAATTTGCGCGGAGATATAATACCGATTATAGACCTTCGTATTTTCTTTAATATTCCGGTAGCTACACGTAAGAAAAACCAAGCTGAAAGTATGGTTATAATTACCGTACAGGAGCAAACTTTCGGTGTTGTCGTGGATTATATCGATAAGGTTGTAGGGGTTTCAAGTAATACTATCCAGCCTCCTCACCCAATTTTCGGCGATATCAATATAAAATATATTCACGGTGTTGTTGAAAGTGCGGGGCATTTGTATATTTTGCTTGATGTCGATAAGATATTTGCTTCGAGAAATCAAAAAGAAGATACTAAAGAAGCCCTGCCGCAAACTCAAACCGCAGCGGAAAATACAAAATCCGCCGTGGGACGGCAATCTACCGAAGGGTTGGATATTAAATTTATAGGCGATACGCTTGCGGCAATGGGTAAATTTTACATTACCGCCATAAACGAAGATTGGATTCAAAAGCGTTATTTGGAATGGAAGGATATGCGCCCGTCGGGAAATTTGCAAATTCAAAACGAGCAGGATGCGGACGAATTTCTTACGCCGTTTTTATCTCCGTTTACAAAGAAATTTTGGAGCGAGGATTATATAAACGCATATTATAAACTTTTACCGGAAAATAATTCCGCTGTAATTAATGTTTGGTGCGTAGGCTGCGGCGCGGGATATGAAGCATACAGTTTGGCGGTTCTTTTAAAACAAAAGTATCAGCGGGCGCATATAAAAATTTATGCCAATGACTTCGACCTTTTGGCAATTTCAAACGCTCCGATGCTTTCGGTTCCCGATGAGGCGGCTTCCGGTATTTACGAGCCGTACATTACGCGTACTGCAAACGGCAGTTTGACTTTTTCCAAAGAAATAAAAGATATGATTCTTTTTGAATATCACGATTGTACACATCAAAATGCCGTGCCTGATGTTGATATAATATTGGCCAGGGACGTTTTATCGTTTATGAATCCGGCATCTCAAAATTCTTTGGTTGAAGAATTCAGGGAAAAACTTAAAAATACGGGTATTATTATATTGGGTAAAAATGAAGCAATGCCTAAACAAAGCGGTTGGTTACGAAATGCCGAAGGCGATGTGGTAACGTTTACAAAAGAGTAA
- a CDS encoding chemotaxis protein CheW, protein MSDYLDINNEELLKDFFSEAEQQVETLESNVLVIEQNPNDRNAIDEIFRAAHTLKGGSATVEMTELSQFTHAMEDLLDAIRSGFVEVTGQTVDILLKSIDIIKLMLNARASRNIYSDDVSGIVAQLRSFIPEKKGAQKQAKQAAPKPAAVQPVKQAPAPSSSGLQLTDYFSEYEILELNETVQKGENLYAVTVKFDESNLMNSVGGIQVFAALKQQGSVLKTVPDFDALYEDVFHETVVYFISSSANKNAVEKAGFISDVTLSVNAEQISLAAATAHVKEGQVSAQKEKLAEPVKEAAPSASKTESAVNAEIAASKASEQTDKKPQAVQGAPQGGPSGGMHSSGSILRVDAKRIDYLLNLVSETVITKASLNQSAMEFSDLYSGFQNSNTIYKDKTRKLLDKIPDYLGKIQQGYDINTIKQDLVNEYSDLLELFGSFDSSMKAAVTKFKSSAQNLGRISGELQEGVMKIRMVPISQIFSRFPRVVRDLSRDLKKDVQLVIEGEDTELDKSVVEDLLDPIMHCVRNSLDHGIESPSERKKLGKLEQGTLLLKASNEGNMIVIEVTDDGHGIDVEAVKQKAVERGILHPNKNLTDVEAFQLVFAPGFSTSKTISNVSGRGVGLDVVKTHIEKLNGTVTVESEPNVGTRFIIKLPLTLAIIKGLLIKVGEEVYSIPITSVIESHRVKPEEINRIDNYEVFNVRDEVYSLLRLNRLFGINSAETDEDGYNYIVVIGTEEKKVGLMVDSLIGEEDVVIKPLKDQFTNSPGIAGASILGDGSVSLIIDVAQLLELGLKQELMARERREASVW, encoded by the coding sequence ATGAGTGATTATCTTGACATCAATAATGAAGAGCTTTTAAAAGATTTCTTCAGTGAAGCCGAACAGCAGGTAGAAACGCTTGAGAGCAATGTTTTGGTTATAGAGCAAAATCCTAATGACCGCAATGCTATCGATGAAATATTCAGAGCCGCTCATACCTTAAAAGGGGGTTCTGCCACCGTTGAAATGACTGAGTTATCACAGTTTACTCATGCCATGGAAGACTTGCTTGATGCAATCAGAAGCGGGTTTGTAGAAGTAACGGGGCAAACGGTCGATATACTTTTAAAATCGATTGATATTATTAAGCTTATGCTTAATGCGAGAGCTTCAAGAAATATTTATTCGGATGATGTTTCAGGAATTGTAGCTCAGCTCAGGTCGTTTATCCCTGAAAAAAAGGGAGCGCAAAAACAGGCAAAACAGGCGGCTCCAAAGCCTGCCGCCGTACAGCCGGTCAAACAGGCTCCGGCACCTTCAAGCTCCGGTTTACAACTTACGGATTATTTTTCCGAATACGAAATTTTAGAGCTGAACGAAACGGTACAAAAAGGCGAAAACCTTTATGCGGTTACGGTAAAATTCGATGAATCCAATTTGATGAATTCCGTAGGCGGTATTCAGGTATTTGCCGCACTTAAGCAGCAGGGAAGCGTTTTAAAAACCGTTCCCGATTTTGACGCCTTATATGAAGATGTTTTTCACGAAACCGTAGTTTATTTTATATCTTCTTCGGCAAATAAAAACGCCGTTGAAAAAGCCGGTTTTATAAGCGATGTAACGCTTTCCGTAAATGCGGAGCAAATTTCTCTTGCGGCGGCAACCGCACATGTAAAAGAAGGGCAGGTTTCCGCTCAAAAAGAAAAACTTGCAGAGCCGGTAAAAGAAGCCGCCCCGTCCGCATCGAAAACGGAAAGTGCGGTAAATGCCGAAATAGCCGCTTCCAAGGCTTCGGAACAAACCGATAAAAAACCTCAAGCCGTTCAGGGTGCCCCTCAGGGCGGCCCCTCAGGGGGAATGCACTCTTCCGGTTCCATCTTGCGCGTAGATGCAAAACGCATAGATTATCTTTTAAACCTTGTAAGCGAAACCGTTATTACAAAGGCTTCTTTAAACCAAAGCGCAATGGAATTCAGCGATTTGTATTCCGGGTTTCAAAATTCCAACACAATATATAAAGATAAAACAAGAAAATTGCTGGATAAAATTCCGGATTATCTTGGAAAAATACAGCAAGGTTACGATATCAATACGATAAAACAGGATTTGGTAAACGAGTACTCGGACCTTTTAGAACTTTTCGGTTCATTCGATTCTTCCATGAAAGCGGCGGTTACCAAATTTAAGTCTTCGGCTCAAAACTTGGGAAGAATTTCAGGAGAGCTTCAGGAAGGCGTAATGAAAATACGAATGGTTCCTATAAGTCAGATTTTCAGCCGCTTCCCGCGTGTAGTGCGCGACCTTTCACGCGACTTGAAAAAAGACGTTCAGCTTGTAATTGAAGGTGAAGATACGGAGCTTGATAAATCGGTTGTAGAAGACTTGCTTGACCCTATAATGCACTGCGTAAGAAACTCCCTCGACCACGGAATAGAATCTCCTTCGGAGAGAAAAAAGTTGGGAAAACTTGAACAGGGAACGCTTCTTTTAAAGGCCAGCAACGAAGGAAATATGATTGTAATTGAAGTTACCGATGACGGTCACGGTATTGATGTCGAAGCGGTAAAACAAAAGGCCGTAGAGCGCGGTATTCTTCATCCCAATAAAAATTTAACGGATGTAGAGGCTTTTCAGCTTGTATTTGCACCCGGATTTTCCACAAGTAAAACAATTTCCAACGTTTCCGGCCGCGGAGTGGGATTGGACGTAGTAAAGACTCATATTGAGAAACTGAACGGAACGGTTACGGTAGAATCCGAACCGAACGTAGGTACGAGGTTTATAATTAAATTGCCTCTTACTTTGGCTATTATAAAGGGTCTTTTAATTAAGGTCGGAGAAGAAGTTTACTCAATTCCCATTACTTCGGTTATTGAAAGTCATCGTGTAAAACCGGAAGAAATTAACAGAATAGACAACTATGAGGTTTTTAACGTCAGAGATGAAGTATACAGTCTTTTAAGATTGAACCGTTTATTCGGTATTAATTCCGCGGAAACCGATGAAGACGGCTATAATTATATAGTTGTTATAGGAACCGAAGAGAAAAAAGTAGGCTTAATGGTTGACAGCTTAATAGGTGAAGAAGACGTTGTAATTAAGCCTCTGAAAGACCAGTTTACAAATTCACCCGGAATTGCGGGAGCTTCAATTTTAGGAGACGGTTCCGTTTCGTTGATAATAGATGTAGCTCAGCTTCTTGAGCTCGGTTTAAAGCAGGAACTTATGGCAAGAGAACGCCGTGAAGCTTCCGTTTGGTAG